The DNA sequence CTCTTAATCCTCGGGATGTGATGGGTGATCCGGTTGCTTGTCGGTCGTATGTTGGTGTGTGTCTGTTCTTTCTTTGGCTTTtatgtttgttttcccatttttaTAACTTgggattttttgttttctttcagttgagatggctggtggtTTGACTTCCTTGGCACGGTTGAAGGCAGCGATGGCCCAGGAGGAGGGGTCGTCGTCTCCGGCTACTCCTGTTTCTAACCCCGCCGTGGGGTCGCGGGCTATTTCTCAAGAGGTGGTTTCTTCGAGCGTGCGGGCTGATGCTCGGGTTTCCCCTGGCCCCGCAAATTCTCCTGAAGTCGTCGTGGTGACGGCTGCCGAGGCTTCTCGGAAGAGAAAAAGGCTTGAGGAGCCGAGCAGCGAGACTTTTGAGGAAGAGGGTCTTGTGCCTAGTGTGATGGATCGACGCTTCGATGCTCCGGGGTTCATCGATCAACACTTGATGCCTGGTACGGAGCCGTTTTTTGATGGCTGCGATGTTTCGTTCCAGGCCAAGTCGGTGTATCGTGCCCTCCTCCGGTCTGCCGTTGTCGTTAGGAAGGCTGAGCCCGTGATGGCACATGTTGGTTTGCTGGATAAGAAGCTTCGCCATTCTCAGGCTGAGGTGGCTAAGTTGAAGGAGGGGCTTGAGGCTGCCGAGGCTGCGAAGGAGAAGGCATTGAAGTCTTCAGAGGAAGCTGGGTCGGAGATTCTTCGGCTTTCCAAGGTTGAGACTTCGCTTCTTTCCCAATTGGCAGAGGAGTGGCAGCGGGCTTCAGATGCAGGTTCTCAAGCTGCCGTGCTTCTCGCTGAGTCGGAGGCTCTGAAGGCCGAGATCGCTGCCTTGAAGAGGGAGAAGACGGAGTTTTTGGGTGATGCAAAGGATGCGATTGCGGCTACCGAGGAGACGATGAAGGCTCAGGCTTTAGTGCTGGCTCCGGGAGTGGATGTGTCCATGATGGGAGCCTTCAAGACTGTTCGTGACGGCCAGATTGTTGATCTTGAGTAGCTTTTTTATCTTTGTAATTTTCGTTttgaactgtttttttttttggaatattttGGATGGCCAATGGCCGTGACATTGGGAATCGTTTAATGGTATTTTCGGCCGTTCGGGCCTTTGTATTATTCTGTTTTGTGGTATTTTCGGCCGTTCGGGCCTTTTGTTTGAGCTATTTCGTTTGTTTTATCGTTCCCTCGGACCGTCGTTTGGTCGGGTTTTTCATAGATATCCGTGTGTTGGGCCTGAGGGGTGATCAGTCCCCCAGTCGTGGCCGTGTTTTTGTGCCGTATTTGGTACacttagaaaaaaatagaaatagcttttaatggaatttttattgatgggtgggcctcgttaaaaccctccgtgtgtggcgggaaagagtacccgGGATTGATACTTAAACGAAATTCGTAAAATTCAGGCGTTGTAAAATGGGAAGATACAAATAAAAAGGGGTGACCTAGTTAGGTCGTCTTAAGTGTAGTATCACCGTAAATTGGCGGCGTTCCAGGTCCTTGGGACTTCGTCGCCATTAAGTCGCTCGAGTTTATATGCTCCCTTTCCGATTACCGCCTTgattctgtatggtccttcccagttgggggtgagtttaccttctcctggggtcgggggaccgatgtcgtttcgtcgtaggacgaggtcgtcGGTCGCGAATTCCCGTCGGATGACGCCATGGTTGTATCTTAAGCTGATTCTCTGTTTTAGGGCTAGCTCTTTGATGTGAGCTATGCTTCTTTCCTCGTCAAtgaggtctcgttctgcttcCTCGTCGTTACCGCCGACCTTTTTTCTGGGGCATGGGTCTCCGATTTCTACCGGGATGACTGCCTCCACGCTGTATGTTAGTCGGAAGGGGGTTTCTCCCGTGGTCGTTTGCGGTGTGGTTCGGTATGACCATAGGACCGATCCGAGCTCGTCGGCCCATagtcctttggcttcgtcgagccgTTTCTTGAGTCCCTTGACGATTATTTTGTTTGCGGATTCCACctgtccgtttgtttgggggtgttctaccgagctgaAACGGTGTGATACGCGTAGTCCTTCTAAGAATTCTCTGAACTTTTTGTTAGCAAATTgggttccgttgtccgagatAACGATCTCGGGGATCCAAAATCGGGTGATGATCTGTCGCCAGAAGAATTTACGGCATTGGGCTGCCGTTATGGAGGCTAGGGGTTCGGCTTCGATCCACTTGGTGTAGTagtctatggcgacgatgagATACCGGAGTTGACCGGGTGCCGTAGGGAAGGGTCCGACGAGGTCAATCCCCCAGGTGCCGAATGGCCGTTCTGCCGATATGATGCTGAGCTGGTGTGGCGCGGCTTGGTGGATATTGGCGTGCCTCTGGCATTTGTCGCAGCTTTTAACTATTTGTATGGAATCCCGGATGACCGTGGGCCAGAAGTAGCCTGCTCTGATGACTTTTTGGGCTAATGTTTTGCCTCCGACGTGGTGGCCGCAGCAACCTTCGTGGATTTCGCGGAGTATGTACTCCGTGTTCTCGGGTTCAACGCATTTGAGCAGGGGTTGCGAGAATCCGCGTTTGTATAGCTGTCCTGTGACAACGGTATAGTTGGCTGCTTCCCGTCTTATTCGTTTTCCCTCTTTGGGATCCGGCGGCAGTGTTCCGTCAAGGAGGTACTGTAGGATAGGGTGGGTCCAAGATCCTTGGTTTGAGAGTGTCAGATGAGTGTTGGTTGTCATTGACACGGAGGGTGACTTGACGACTTCTTGGATTAGCGATTTGTTACCGtgtcctggtttggtactggctagtttgGAAAGTAGGTCTGCCCTGGCATTTCGTTCCCTAGGGACATGCTGTATGGTAACTCGCTCGAATCCTTCTTTTAGTTTGTTTACCTTGGCGAGGTACTGTTGGAGTAGGGGATCTCGTGTTTGGTAGTCTCCGTTGATTTGGGAgctgactacctgtgagtcggtGTTTACCTCTAGGACTTTTGCTCCGACCTCCCGAGCTAGGGCTAGGCCTGCCAGGAGGGcctcgtattctgcctggttgtttgagactGGGAATTCGTATCGTACTGATTGTTCGATTACGACTCCGTTCTGACTTTCGAGAATGACTCCAGCACCTCCAGAGGTGATGTTCGATGAGCCGTCAACATGTAGTTTCCATGATTCGGGGGTGGAGTTTCCTGGGGTCATCtcggcgataaagtcggccatggCCTGTGCTTTGATCGCGTACTGGGGTTCGAACTTGATTTGGAATTGAGATAGTTCGATGGACCACGCAAACATTCTTCCCGCAAGGTCGGGTTTTTGTAGTACTTGTTTGACCGCCTGGTCGGTTCGGACCGTTAAGGGGTGGGCCTGGAAGTATTGTCGCAGGCGCCGGGAGGCCGTGAGGAGTGTAAAAGCTAGTTTTTCTAGTCGTGAGTAGCGAGTTTCCTCTTCTTGCAagactttgcttatgaagtagaTAGGTTCTTGTTCCTTTCTCATGTTTTCGCGGATGAGTGCTGCTGCGAGTGCCTCTTCCGTAATGGAGAGGTACAGGTAGAGTGTTTCCCCTGTTTGGGGTTTGGCAAGGATTGGTGGTTCCGCTAAAACTTTCTTGAAATGCTGGAATGCTTCTTCACACTCCGTCTCCCATATAAAAGGGGCTCctttttttattagtttgaaGAAAGGGATCGCTTTTTGAGCCGATGCCCCGAGAAAGCGTGATAACGCTGTCAATCGGCCGGTGAGCTTTTGGATGTCTTTGAGGTTTTTTGGGCTCGTCATTTCGAGGACGGCGCGACATTTCTCCGGGTTTGCTTTAACTCCGCGTTGCATGATCATAAACCGAGGAACTTCCCTGCCTCCATCCCGAAGGCGCATTttgccgggttgagtcgcatttggTGCTTTCGTAGGGTGTTCATTATGACCTTCAGGTCGTCGGTGAGTTGTTCGTCGGATTCAGTCTTagcgagcatgtcgtctatgtagacttctagtTTGCTTCCGGACAGGTTTTGAAATATCTTGTTGACGAGTCTTTGATAGGTGGCTCCGGCGTTTTTTAGGCCGAAGGGCATCACTGTGTAGCAGTATGTCCCGTCTGGGGTGATGAACGCTGTTTTTTcttcgtctggtcggtgcatcggaatctggttgtagccagaatatgcgtccatgaagctgaggtatcggTGGCCGGATGCGGCGTCTACTaatccgtcgatgtttggtaggggaAAGGCGTCCttcgggcaggctttgttgaggtccgtgtagtcgacgcacattcgccatttcccgttAGATTTTTTCACTAGCACGACGTTTGCTAACCAGGTCGTGTAGGGGAGTTCCCTGATGAAGTTGGCTTCGAGTAGGGCTTTGACTTGCTTCTTGACCTCGGCGGCTCGGTCTGGTGACATTTTTCGCCTTCTTTGTGCCACTGGTTTAGCTTTGGGGTCCACGGCTAGCCGGTGGGACATTAGGTCGGGGTTtattcccggcatgtcggctggtgtaAATGCGAACAAATCTCTATTTTGCTTCAAGTGTTGGGAGAGTTCTTCTTTGAGATCATATGGGAGGTTCCTTTTAATGAAGGTGTATTCCTCTTTGCTTGGCCCTATTTGTAGCTTTTCCATGTCTCCTTCTGGCTCTGGCCTGGGTTGGCCGTCTTGCCGAGCATCTAGGTCAGCTAGGAATACCCCGGTCGCGTCTCGGGATTTCTTCCTTAGggctaggctggtgttgtcgcattcggCTGCGACTTCTCGGTCCCCGTGGATGGTACCGACGGAGCCATCGTCGGTTCTAAACTTCATgaggaggtatttggtaaagatgactGCGGAGAAgtcgttgattgtttttcttccgagaatcacgttataggctgtggagtcttttaggactaCGAATTCGGACAAGATTGTCTTCTTTTGGTTGCTTGTTCCTATGGTGATGGGAAGGGTGATTGAGCCATCTGGTTTGAGAAAGTTGTCTCCGAGTTCTGTGACACCGTTGTGGTGTGTTTGGAGGTTGTCATTGTGGAGCCCGAGCTTATCGAAGGCTCCTCGGAAGAGGATGTTTGAGTCTGCCCCGGTGTCTACCAGTATCCTCCGTACTAGTCCTGTTCCGATTCTAGCCGAGATGACGAAGGGGAAGTCTTCGGCCGAGGTGCCGTGCTGGCAATCCTCTGGTAAGAAGGTTATCGTGTTGTCGGCCGCAATGGTTGGAGTCTGGTTTCTGACCGCCATTACtttgagatcttttttcattgttaGTTTCGACTTGCTCGGTATGTCCTTACCCGTAATGACGTTTACGATGATGATGGGGTCGTCTTCTGGGCTTTTCCTGGGCGGTTGTTTTTGGGTTCTCGGGTTACGTCCGTCTTTTTCCGGTGACCTGTCTCTTTCCACGCGTcttggttctctgatgattttggcaaattctgggagtttgccgtctcgtatggcCTGTTCGAGGGCGTCTTTAAGGTCAAAACAATCTTGTGTTTTGTGACCGTATCCTCGGTGGTAGTCGCAGTAGAGGGTTTTGTTGCCTCCCGTCCTTTCCTTGAGTTGTCGGGCTTTCGGAATGATGCCtcgatctgctatttggtggtatatgTCGGTAATTGGTGCTGTCAGGGGCGTATAATTAGAGAATTTACCAATTCttggtggttggcttgtattTGTTGGTCTGGGGTGGTCTCTTTGATTCTCTCTGGGTGGTGGGTTTTGGCGAGAAGCCGAGTTACCGTGTTGGGTGTTGCCGTTTTGCCGTTTGTTGGCGGCGACGACTTGGCTGACTTCTTCGTCATTGATGTAATCTCTGGCGACGTTCTGGATCTCGTGCATGTCCATACTGGTTTAGTGGtgaggtgtttgtgaaaatcTTCGTTCATGAGTCCATTGGTTAGGTAAAGGCTTGCGACGGaatccgtgagtccgtcgaccatcaggcattcgtcgttgaagcggtcgaggtatttcCTTGTGGATTCTTCTTGTTTTTGCGTGACCCCCAgtaagctgatggggtgtttggctttAGTGATTCTGGTTGTGAATTGGGCCATGAATTTTTGTGTCACATCGTAAAAATTGGCTatggatccgtttgggagggcgttgaaccatttgatcgccGGTCCCGctagggttaccgggaaggctctgCATCAGACCGCGTCGGCCGCTCCTTCCAGGTTCATTCTGGCTTCGAAGGCCGTTAGATGTTCCTGGGGATCTTTGGTTCCATCATACTTCATGTCGGTAGGTTTGTCGAAACCTTTGGGGAGTTTTGCTCTTAAAATTTTTTCTGTGAATGGTGTAGCTCCCATTATTATATGGTCGTTTCTTGTGCGCTTGGTGTTTCGGTCCCTCCGATCTTCGTCTGAGTAGTGTTGATAACTCAGATCTCGGGaatcgctgcggttgtgtttcttATTGTATCGCCGTTCTGGCGATTTCTCGTGTCTGTGGTCGCGTGAGGCGCTGCGACCGTCTCTTCTGTTGTGTCGTCGGGTTGGCGACCTACCGCGGCGAGACCTTGATCTGGAAGTTGCATGGCTTCTGTGTTCGTTGTTGTGTTTTTCTCTATTGGTCAATTTGCCTTCGAGTTCCTGGACCCGGAGGCAGAGATCCTGGATGATCTGTGCCGCTTTGTCCCTAGCTTTCTCGGGATGTCGTTGGTCCGTGACGACGCGGTCGTTCGTGTGTTGGACGGTACTTGCTATTCTTGCTTGGTTTGTGACCTCCCGGTGTTCTGGGGTTGGGTTAAGCGGTCGGGAGTCATCCTGGCTTGAGGGGGTTTCCTCCAGGACGTCCCCCATCCGGCTTGGCTGGCgcaagtccccacagacggcgccaatgtacgagatgtctctggtacggtttGAAGGGTGGATCGGGAACCCGCGAACCTGAGCTGAAGCCGGGTTGCCTGACTGGAacaatggggggaggtacctgcaaagacactccgacgctcaagtcagaatggatctaagaggtagaaggtgtgaggaatgaatgaatacctggaagGACTCcggtcctctatttatagatggtggatattcttatcttatcttatctggttAAGATAAGATGGACGTGTGAATTCGAAAGTCGGTTAGGAGCTCTGAAGGGCCGGTTTTTGGGCCTTCTGAGCGAGGTGCGGGTCGGAACCGGAAAACCGGGGTTGGGTACAGTCTCGGGTCCTAGATCCGTAGCTCGGATCCGTAACATAAGGTAAAAGTGGGGTTCTTTCTTCTGCCAGTAATTGGTTCTTAAGGTCGTTATTCAGCACCAGTGAAAGAcatgaatgaatgaataaatgtCGGTTGCTTGGTTGTTCAAATTGACAAAGAAATATAAGCAAAAAGGATTTATGGTCGGTTGGattatttaattttctcttaCTTTGTACTTTATGCAAAGATACTAtacttttgagttttgaaaaacaGTCATAGTTAGGAAGGTTAGGTTCAGGTTGCGGGTATTATATGAACATACAAACTCATGAGCATCATCGTTCAATTGCTTGCTAATtattgattatattttttatattctagAAACAACGTGTTAGTCAATTATAGACTTTGAATTTTATAGATATATACTATTGTGTTTGAGTTTCGctaaaaatatcaatttttttgcaTGTGGGTAAGAATTACTTTTTTTCACTGGCTTGTGGAGTTTACCGTGACCAAGAATTAACTAGTGGCAGTTTACTTTTTCCTGGTAAAATTCACCTGTATCACGGTACTATTTTTTCTAAATATTTAAGCGAataggaagaaaaatataaatagtcatatttttaatatgtctttttaaataataagagtctcttttaaatttatttaaatttttgtatattttttttatttgtcttatgctatttttttctcttttagagaataataaaaattgaattttagatTATTCAATCATAAAAACTCTAATGCTATGTTATTATACCAATTCTTTTAAAAACTTAagcagataaaaaaaaaaacacataaataacTATCTCTCTAAATAACAActtgaaaatgcaaaaaaataaaGATCAAGGAAAAAAATAGTAATGGCACAAAAACAAAATTGGGTGAAGAAAAatgatcaaaaatattttttaaaatctattcattttaacaaaagattttaagaaaaataaaaattatttctaaGAAAAACAATGTTaacatttttaagaaaataacatTTAGTTAAAAACatctgtaaaaaaatattttcaaaaataatgttATGATACTCTTTAAATTTGTGGTGaaacaaattttcaaaagtttaatcaatttttgttttttaaaaataaatttcataGCAAAATATTAATACAAATTGTTAGCTTACTCAATCGTAAAGttttatttacttatattaaaTACAATAGTAGATTTTATTCTTTACACACAATGcagttatatataaaataaacttgcacatataaataatttaattctgCATTAATAACAGAATTAACCaccaattctctctctctctctctctctctctctctcttctaacatggtatcagatgACATTTCTTCTACTTCTTGAACCTTTTGCAACTATTTTTTGGATTCTTCTAGAATTCACATTTCTTTTACATCATTTCTCTCCATCTAtttttccttcttcatcttctctcatTCTTTCCCCTTTCTTTGGATCACACAATAGAGCTTGATGAGGTTTGATTACTGTGAAACTTCCTGCTTTTGGTTGTGCTTCAATTCTGATCAATGAGCCTTGGAAAGAAGCAATTGAAGTTCCATGGATCATCTTGCGTCTTCACAATCAGTAGCTCCCGTTTCACCTGTTGTTTCTTTGCATGCATCAATGACGGTCGATCCATATAATCTTTCCTCTTCTGATCAACCTGTATTGGTACTTGTCACTCAAAACTCACTAAGGACAATTATAATTCATGGAGTCGTGCAATGTGTAAAGCTTTAAATGCCAAACGAAAGCTTGGCTTCATCAACGGTTCTGTTTTTTCACCAGCTTCAATCACTGAGCCAGAGAGTTTTGAGAATTGGCAATGTGTGAACGATGTGGTGAGCAAATGGATTTTGAATTCAGTCTCAAAGGCGATTGCTACATCCCTTGTCTACACAGATTCAGCTGCAAAGGTGTGGAATGGCCTAAAGGAGTGATTTCAACATGGAAACAGCCCTCGTGTCTTCGAATTGAAGTGTGAACTGCTGAATCTTCATCAGGGAACCATGTCTGTTTCTCAATATTTCACCAAAATCAAAGTTCTATGGGAAGAGCTAAATTCTTACAAACCCGTTCAATGCAATTGTGTTAATGCCCGTGCAATGCATGCATTCCTTCAAGCAGAATATGTACACTGCTTCTTGATGGGCTTAGATGATTCATTTACACAAATTCGAGATCATATTCTGCTAATGGAACCTATTCTAGCTGTCAACAAAGTCTTGTCCTTGATCACTCAAGAAGAAAAGCACAGAGCACTTG is a window from the Arachis hypogaea cultivar Tifrunner chromosome 17, arahy.Tifrunner.gnm2.J5K5, whole genome shotgun sequence genome containing:
- the LOC140180605 gene encoding uncharacterized protein — protein: MCKALNAKRKLGFINGSVFSPASITEPESFENWQCVNDVVSKWILNSVSKAIATSLVYTDSAAKGTMSVSQYFTKIKVLWEELNSYKPVQCNCVNARAMHAFLQAEYVHCFLMGLDDSFTQIRDHILLMEPILAVNKVLSLITQEEKHRALEVGSNLT